A window of Streptomyces sp. SAI-127 contains these coding sequences:
- a CDS encoding ribonuclease domain-containing protein produces MRFPPRITRIGTAAAVLSALLVGGAVTATPAAAAVGSICYSDLPSQAYDTLDLIEQGGPYPYSQDGVVFQNREGVLPSQSTGYYHEYTVITPGSSTRGARRIVTGEKTQEDYYTADHYDTFDLVDYGC; encoded by the coding sequence ATGAGATTCCCCCCACGGATCACTCGCATCGGCACCGCTGCCGCCGTCCTGTCCGCTCTCCTGGTCGGCGGCGCCGTCACCGCCACCCCGGCGGCGGCCGCGGTCGGCAGCATCTGCTACAGCGATCTGCCCTCCCAGGCGTACGACACCCTGGACCTCATCGAGCAGGGCGGCCCCTACCCCTACTCACAGGACGGCGTCGTCTTCCAGAACCGCGAAGGCGTCCTGCCGAGCCAATCGACCGGCTACTACCACGAGTACACGGTCATCACGCCCGGATCCTCCACGCGCGGAGCTCGCCGGATCGTCACCGGTGAGAAGACGCAGGAGGACTACTACACGGCCGACCACTACGACACGTTCGACCTGGTCGACTACGGCTGCTGA
- a CDS encoding SDR family oxidoreductase — protein sequence MGVMTTTYGTLNGKVALVTGGSRGIGAATAVRLAREGADVALTYVDGKEAASDVVRRVEALGRRAVALRADSADAEEAAGAVLRTAEALGGLDVLVNNAGVGVLGPLGELSLAEVDRVLAVNVRGVFLASQAASARMRDGGRIITIGSCMTQRVPGPGGTLYATSKSALTGLTKALARELGPRGITANIVHPGPTDTDMNPADGPFAAGQAAMTAVGRFGTAEEVASMVAYLADAAYVTGAEFSVDGGHAA from the coding sequence ATGGGTGTCATGACAACGACTTACGGAACTCTGAACGGCAAGGTCGCGCTCGTCACCGGCGGCAGCCGGGGGATCGGTGCGGCTACGGCGGTGCGGCTGGCGCGGGAGGGCGCGGACGTGGCCCTGACGTACGTGGACGGCAAGGAGGCGGCCTCGGACGTCGTACGGCGGGTCGAGGCGCTGGGGCGGCGGGCCGTCGCCCTGCGGGCGGACTCCGCGGACGCGGAAGAGGCGGCGGGGGCGGTTCTCCGTACGGCGGAGGCGCTCGGCGGGCTGGATGTGCTGGTGAACAACGCGGGCGTCGGGGTGCTCGGTCCGCTGGGCGAGCTGTCCCTCGCGGAGGTCGACCGGGTGCTGGCCGTCAACGTGCGCGGGGTGTTTCTGGCCTCTCAGGCGGCGTCCGCGCGGATGCGGGACGGGGGGCGCATCATCACGATCGGCAGCTGTATGACCCAGCGGGTGCCGGGCCCCGGCGGGACCCTGTACGCGACGAGCAAGTCGGCGCTGACCGGGCTGACGAAGGCCCTCGCGCGTGAGCTGGGGCCGCGGGGGATCACGGCGAACATCGTGCATCCCGGGCCGACGGACACCGACATGAACCCGGCGGACGGGCCGTTCGCGGCGGGGCAGGCCGCGATGACCGCGGTGGGGCGGTTCGGCACGGCGGAGGAAGTGGCGTCGATGGTGGCGTATCTGGCGGACGCGGCGTACGTCACCGGTGCGGAGTTCTCGGTGGACGGGGGGCACGCGGCGTGA
- the alc gene encoding allantoicase, whose translation MTAIPSFTGDANPYGGGDPYADYRTADFPFTQYANLAARTLGAGVIAANDEFFAQRENLLMPERAEFDPEHFGHKGKIMDGWETRRRRGASAEHPWPTAEDHDWALVRLGAPGVIRGIVVDTAHFRGNYPQAVSVEGTSVKGSPSPEELLGDDVKWTTLVPRTPVGGHAANGFSVSLEQRFTHLRVNQHPDGGIARLRVYGEVVPDPAWLEILGTFDVVALENGGQAEDASNLFYSPASNTIQPGRSRKMDDGWETRRRRDRGNDWIRYRLVAQSRIRAIEIDTAYLKGNSAGWASVSVRDGDWQEVLPRTRLQPDTNHRFVLPTPAVGTHARVDIFPDGGISRLRLFGSLTESGAATLSARHQELGG comes from the coding sequence GTGACGGCGATTCCCAGCTTCACCGGCGACGCGAACCCGTACGGCGGCGGTGACCCGTACGCGGACTACCGCACCGCCGACTTTCCCTTCACCCAGTACGCCAACCTCGCCGCACGGACGCTCGGCGCCGGAGTCATCGCCGCCAACGACGAGTTCTTCGCCCAGCGCGAGAACCTTCTGATGCCCGAACGGGCCGAGTTCGACCCCGAGCACTTCGGGCACAAGGGCAAGATCATGGACGGCTGGGAGACGCGGCGCCGCCGGGGCGCCTCGGCCGAACACCCCTGGCCGACGGCGGAGGACCACGACTGGGCGCTGGTGCGCCTGGGCGCGCCCGGGGTGATCAGGGGGATCGTGGTCGACACGGCGCACTTCCGCGGCAACTACCCGCAGGCGGTGTCGGTCGAAGGCACGTCCGTGAAGGGCTCCCCGTCCCCGGAGGAACTGCTGGGCGACGACGTGAAGTGGACGACGCTCGTTCCGCGGACGCCGGTCGGCGGCCATGCGGCGAACGGCTTCTCCGTGTCGCTGGAACAGCGCTTCACGCACCTGCGGGTCAACCAGCACCCCGACGGCGGCATCGCCCGCCTGCGCGTGTACGGCGAGGTCGTGCCGGACCCCGCGTGGCTGGAGATCCTCGGCACCTTCGACGTGGTCGCCCTCGAGAACGGCGGCCAGGCGGAGGACGCGTCCAACCTCTTCTACTCGCCGGCGTCGAACACCATCCAGCCGGGGCGCTCCCGCAAGATGGACGACGGCTGGGAGACCCGCCGCCGTCGTGACCGGGGGAACGACTGGATCCGCTACCGGCTGGTGGCCCAGTCCCGGATCCGCGCGATCGAGATCGACACGGCGTATCTGAAGGGGAACAGCGCGGGCTGGGCATCGGTGTCGGTCCGGGACGGCGACTGGCAGGAGGTCCTCCCGCGCACGCGCCTCCAGCCCGACACGAACCACCGCTTCGTGCTGCCGACGCCTGCGGTGGGCACGCACGCGCGCGTGGACATCTTCCCCGACGGCGGGATCTCGCGGCTGCGGCTGTTCGGTTCGCTGACGGAGAGCGGCGCGGCGACGCTGTCGGCGAGGCATCAGGAGCTGGGCGGCTGA